Proteins from a single region of Planctomycetota bacterium:
- a CDS encoding MFS transporter, with product MSDTRTGGGASGRTAALVAALLGWLFDGFEMGLFPLVGPRALEDLLAGQAAAGGQVLAAGVKDAWFGSIMAVFLVGAACGGVLFGWLGDRIGRVRAMSLSILTYALFTGICGFATTAPQIAAARFIASLGMGGEWALGVALVSELWPDASRPLLAGLIGAAANAGYLLVALVSILLVRIAAAAHGALVAAGLPEATVDWLTRGDAWRLLMMAGAVPGLLVFFIRLAVPESERWEEARAHGGTSHWATRDLVGVLVGSLAVLGIVAVWMPGGVATRLGAGIGTVLTLVGFALSLGGFLLPVLGYLRRAAEAGAIAPAARGAIVRTMILAACLSGVALLGTWGSMQWLPKWAIGLDRAAVAAGNPAGWQVKEMTQISTSTGAILGTLAVALLAGRYGRRIVYAGLCLASLATIALLYRGTTGYGGGFLVAAFLAAVTTAGFYGWFPLVLPELFPTAVRTTAQGFAFNFGRVLAAVGSLQTAALIAFFSRGIDPARVDVEAFPRAGLTLSAIYLVGAVLVWALPETRGRPLPE from the coding sequence ATGAGCGACACGCGGACGGGAGGGGGGGCGAGCGGCCGGACCGCGGCGCTGGTTGCGGCGCTGCTCGGCTGGCTGTTCGACGGCTTCGAGATGGGACTCTTTCCCCTCGTCGGTCCCCGGGCCCTCGAGGATCTGCTGGCCGGCCAGGCGGCGGCCGGCGGGCAGGTGCTGGCGGCCGGCGTCAAGGACGCCTGGTTCGGGTCGATCATGGCGGTGTTCCTCGTCGGCGCCGCCTGCGGGGGCGTGCTGTTCGGCTGGCTCGGCGATCGGATCGGCCGGGTCCGGGCGATGAGCCTCAGCATCCTCACCTACGCGCTGTTCACCGGGATCTGCGGCTTCGCCACGACGGCGCCGCAAATCGCCGCGGCACGGTTCATCGCCAGTCTTGGCATGGGGGGCGAGTGGGCGCTGGGGGTGGCGCTGGTGAGCGAGCTGTGGCCCGACGCGTCGCGACCGCTGCTGGCGGGCCTGATCGGCGCCGCCGCCAACGCTGGCTACCTGCTGGTGGCGCTGGTCAGCATCCTCCTGGTGCGGATCGCCGCCGCCGCCCACGGGGCGCTGGTCGCCGCCGGGTTGCCCGAGGCGACCGTCGACTGGCTCACCCGGGGCGACGCCTGGCGGCTGCTGATGATGGCCGGGGCCGTTCCCGGGCTGCTCGTGTTCTTCATCCGCCTGGCGGTCCCGGAGTCGGAGCGCTGGGAGGAGGCCCGGGCCCACGGGGGCACGTCGCACTGGGCGACGCGCGATCTTGTCGGCGTGCTCGTCGGCAGCCTCGCCGTGCTCGGGATCGTGGCGGTGTGGATGCCCGGCGGCGTGGCGACCCGGCTGGGTGCCGGGATCGGCACTGTGCTCACGCTGGTCGGCTTCGCCCTGTCGCTCGGCGGGTTCCTCCTCCCCGTCCTCGGCTACCTGCGCCGCGCGGCGGAGGCCGGGGCGATCGCGCCGGCCGCCCGCGGCGCGATCGTGCGGACGATGATCCTCGCCGCCTGCCTGTCGGGTGTGGCGCTGCTGGGCACGTGGGGCTCGATGCAGTGGCTGCCGAAATGGGCGATCGGTCTCGACCGTGCCGCGGTCGCGGCCGGCAATCCGGCCGGCTGGCAGGTGAAGGAGATGACGCAGATCTCCACCAGCACCGGGGCGATCCTCGGCACGCTCGCGGTGGCCCTGCTCGCCGGCCGCTACGGACGGCGGATCGTCTACGCCGGACTGTGCCTGGCGTCGCTGGCGACGATCGCGCTGCTCTACCGGGGCACGACGGGCTACGGCGGCGGATTCCTCGTCGCCGCGTTTCTCGCCGCGGTCACGACCGCCGGGTTCTACGGCTGGTTCCCGCTCGTGCTGCCGGAGCTGTTCCCGACCGCCGTGCGGACGACCGCCCAGGGATTCGCCTTCAACTTCGGCCGCGTGCTCGCCGCGGTCGGCTCGCTGCAGACCGCGGCGCTGATCGCCTTCTTCAGCCGCGGCATCGATCCGGCCCGCGTCGACGTCGAGGCCTTCCCGCGGGCGGGGCTGACGCTGTCGGCGATCTACCTCGTCGGCGCGGTGCTGGTCTGGGCGCTCCCCGAGACGCGCGGCCGGCCGTTGCCGGAATGA
- the hflC gene encoding protease modulator HflC, with the protein MSPLPRDRTPLAIARWLFDWIASPAGAVTLVGVCLALAATAYTVDQTEQVVITQFGRPVGQPINADDDANGAGLHFKLPVIQEAHRFEKRILEWDGPPSEMPTRDKLYVVVDTFARWRIDDPLRYYQSLRDERSAASRLDDIIGSETRNVVARHDLIEMVRSDRERVVDPAAVLPTASAGESTARLPPIRFGRRELEREILAAAAPKVTSWGIELLDVRVKRLNYRAGVIDKIYDRMISEREQIAERFRSEGAGEAAKIAGRKEKDLRRIESEAYRREQEIMGEADATAAGIYAAAYAASPRAAEFSAFTRTLDTWQKTLGRDATLVLTTDSALFDLLKRIDGAPAPAPSPPTPNPPTPNPITPTPITPNPITPNPITPTPIPPAPTSRSQSPPSIPAETPPPSSS; encoded by the coding sequence ATGAGTCCCCTGCCACGCGATCGCACGCCGCTGGCCATCGCCCGCTGGCTGTTCGACTGGATCGCCTCGCCGGCCGGCGCCGTGACGCTCGTGGGCGTCTGCCTGGCCCTGGCGGCGACGGCCTACACCGTCGACCAGACCGAGCAGGTGGTGATCACGCAGTTCGGCCGGCCGGTCGGGCAGCCGATCAACGCCGACGACGACGCCAACGGCGCCGGGCTGCACTTCAAGCTCCCGGTCATCCAGGAGGCCCACCGCTTCGAGAAGCGGATCCTCGAATGGGACGGCCCCCCGAGCGAGATGCCGACCCGCGACAAGCTGTACGTCGTCGTCGACACCTTCGCGCGGTGGCGGATCGACGACCCGCTGCGTTACTACCAGAGCCTTCGCGACGAACGCAGCGCCGCCTCGCGCCTCGACGACATCATCGGCTCCGAGACGCGCAACGTCGTCGCCCGCCACGACCTCATCGAGATGGTCCGCTCCGACCGCGAGCGCGTGGTCGACCCCGCGGCGGTCCTGCCGACGGCCTCGGCAGGGGAGTCGACGGCGCGGCTGCCGCCGATCCGTTTCGGACGCCGGGAACTGGAGCGCGAGATCCTCGCCGCGGCGGCGCCGAAGGTGACGAGTTGGGGGATCGAGCTGCTCGACGTGCGCGTCAAGCGCCTCAACTACCGCGCCGGCGTGATCGACAAGATCTACGACCGGATGATCTCCGAGCGCGAGCAGATCGCCGAGCGGTTCCGCTCGGAGGGAGCGGGCGAGGCCGCCAAGATCGCCGGCCGCAAGGAGAAGGATCTTCGCCGCATCGAATCGGAGGCCTACCGCCGCGAGCAGGAGATCATGGGCGAGGCCGACGCCACCGCCGCCGGGATCTACGCGGCCGCCTACGCTGCCAGCCCCCGGGCCGCCGAGTTTTCCGCCTTCACCCGGACGCTCGACACCTGGCAGAAGACGCTCGGTCGAGATGCCACGCTGGTGCTCACGACCGACAGCGCGCTGTTCGACCTGCTCAAGCGGATCGACGGCGCCCCCGCACCTGCACCGTCGCCACCCACGCCCAACCCACCCACGCCCAACCCAATCACACCAACTCCAATCACGCCCAACCCAATCACGCCCAACCCAATCACACCAACTCCAATCCCGCCAGCACCGACCTCTCGCTCCCAGTCGCCACCATCCATTCCCGCCGAGACACCACCACCCTCGTCATCGTGA
- the hflK gene encoding FtsH protease activity modulator HflK: MPSFPELPGRMPGLPPAVRLLIPIAIVAAFVAATGVFGCFYTVPADSVGVIQRFGRAIGLAEPGLRFKLPLGIDRVTVLPVKRQLKMEFGFASTGATNPDQASAKWTEESEMLTGDLNAAHVEWVVQYEIDDPIAYLFHAREPGPTLRDLSESVMREVVGDRTVDELLTIGRQGVEVEAIAKLQELAGDLDLGLRVQQVQLKDVLPPTAVRRSFDEVNRAQQEREEMINQANGDYNRVVPRASGEAQQRISSAEGYAIRRVAEAEGDADRFRRLLAEYEKAPDVTRQRLYLEALADVLPRLGGKVILDADARQVLPLFPLPGLTPGAMPPGRAPAESPERADGPAPDRIPALRRRGSE; encoded by the coding sequence ATGCCTTCGTTCCCGGAGCTCCCCGGCCGGATGCCGGGTCTGCCCCCGGCGGTGCGGCTGCTGATCCCGATCGCGATCGTCGCGGCGTTCGTCGCCGCGACCGGGGTATTCGGTTGCTTTTACACCGTTCCCGCCGACAGCGTCGGCGTCATCCAGCGGTTCGGGCGGGCCATCGGTCTGGCCGAGCCCGGCCTCCGCTTCAAGCTCCCGCTGGGCATCGACCGGGTGACGGTCCTGCCGGTGAAGCGGCAGTTGAAAATGGAATTCGGCTTCGCCTCGACGGGTGCCACCAATCCCGACCAGGCGTCGGCGAAATGGACGGAGGAGAGCGAGATGCTCACCGGCGATCTCAACGCGGCCCATGTCGAGTGGGTCGTGCAGTACGAGATCGACGATCCGATCGCGTACCTGTTCCACGCCCGTGAACCGGGACCGACGCTCCGCGACCTCTCCGAGAGCGTGATGCGCGAGGTCGTCGGCGACCGGACCGTCGACGAACTGCTCACGATCGGGCGCCAAGGGGTCGAGGTCGAGGCGATCGCGAAGCTCCAGGAGTTGGCGGGCGACCTGGATCTCGGGCTCCGTGTCCAGCAGGTCCAGCTCAAGGACGTGCTCCCCCCGACGGCGGTGCGGCGCAGCTTCGACGAGGTCAACCGCGCCCAGCAGGAGCGCGAGGAGATGATCAACCAGGCCAACGGCGACTACAACCGCGTCGTGCCCCGGGCCAGCGGCGAGGCGCAGCAGCGGATCAGCAGCGCCGAGGGCTACGCGATCCGCCGCGTCGCCGAGGCGGAGGGGGACGCGGACCGGTTCCGGCGGTTGCTGGCCGAATACGAAAAGGCCCCCGACGTGACGCGCCAGCGCCTGTACCTCGAAGCGCTCGCCGACGTGCTCCCGCGGCTCGGCGGCAAGGTGATCCTCGATGCCGACGCCCGGCAGGTCCTACCGCTGTTCCCGCTCCCCGGACTGACCCCCGGAGCAATGCCTCCGGGCAGGGCTCCGGCGGAGTCGCCGGAGCGGGCTGACGGCCCGGCCCCGGACCGGATTCCCGCGCTGCGGCGGAGGGGAAGCGAATGA
- a CDS encoding RNA-binding protein, producing MGKKLYVGNLNYQVTNASLETLFAEHGTVRSAQVVTDRDTGGSKGFGFVEMADEQAAKAAIDALHDREVDGRRLVVNEARPREERPGNRGGYGGRR from the coding sequence ATGGGTAAGAAACTGTACGTCGGCAATCTGAACTACCAGGTCACCAACGCGTCGCTCGAGACGCTGTTCGCCGAGCATGGCACCGTGCGCTCGGCGCAGGTGGTCACCGACCGCGACACCGGCGGAAGCAAGGGCTTCGGGTTCGTGGAGATGGCCGACGAGCAGGCCGCCAAGGCGGCGATCGACGCGCTCCACGACCGCGAGGTCGATGGCCGCCGGCTGGTGGTCAACGAGGCGCGTCCGCGTGAGGAGCGCCCGGGCAACCGCGGCGGCTACGGCGGCCGCCGGTAG
- a CDS encoding formylglycine-generating enzyme family protein — protein MAKRVARRTGSVRAAGARKRATRAAAAPRTPTGRRARPRAAAPEPALDNGVGMRMVPIPAGTFTMGSPRSEPERNADEQAVAVTISRPFFMSATPVTQAQWKKVTGTEPWKGERCVGRNAAYPAVYVDWHGAVAFCKALTAAEKKAGRLPAGMAYRLPTEAEWEYACRAGTRTAYSFGASPRRIGEYAWFYGNTELAREQYAHPVATKKPNGWGLFDMHGNTYEWCADWYAPRLAGGTDPVGPAKGTAKVLRGGGWGYEPPRCRSADRNKNDPTFTDFSGGFRVVLAPA, from the coding sequence ATGGCCAAGCGGGTCGCGAGACGGACCGGTTCGGTGCGCGCGGCCGGCGCGCGGAAGCGTGCCACGCGGGCGGCCGCAGCGCCGCGCACGCCCACTGGGCGCCGCGCCCGCCCGCGCGCCGCGGCCCCGGAGCCGGCCCTTGACAACGGCGTCGGGATGCGGATGGTGCCGATCCCCGCCGGCACCTTCACGATGGGCAGCCCGCGGAGCGAGCCGGAACGCAACGCCGACGAGCAGGCGGTGGCGGTGACGATCTCCCGGCCGTTCTTCATGAGCGCCACCCCCGTCACCCAGGCGCAGTGGAAGAAGGTGACCGGTACCGAGCCGTGGAAGGGGGAGCGCTGCGTCGGGCGCAACGCCGCCTATCCGGCGGTGTACGTCGACTGGCACGGGGCCGTGGCGTTCTGCAAGGCGCTCACCGCCGCGGAAAAGAAGGCCGGCCGGCTGCCCGCGGGCATGGCCTACCGGCTGCCGACCGAGGCCGAATGGGAATACGCCTGCCGCGCGGGAACGCGGACCGCCTATTCGTTCGGCGCCAGCCCGCGCCGGATCGGGGAATACGCCTGGTTCTACGGCAACACCGAACTGGCGCGCGAGCAATACGCCCATCCGGTGGCGACCAAGAAGCCGAACGGCTGGGGCCTGTTCGACATGCACGGCAACACCTACGAGTGGTGCGCCGACTGGTACGCCCCGCGGCTCGCCGGAGGCACCGACCCGGTCGGTCCGGCGAAGGGCACGGCCAAGGTCCTCCGCGGCGGCGGCTGGGGCTACGAGCCGCCGCGCTGCCGCTCCGCCGACCGCAACAAGAACGACCCGACGTTCACCGACTTCAGCGGCGGGTTCCGCGTCGTGCTCGCCCCGGCGTGA